The nucleotide sequence GTCAGTTCGCCCGATTTAATCCTGCTCGATATAGTCATGCCGGAAATGAACGGTATTGACGCCTGCCGCGCGCTGAAAGCGAACCCCGCGACAAAAAACATTCCGATCATAATGCTCAGTTCCGCGGGACAGATCACCGAAATCGAGGAAGCCCTGTCCGCCGGCGCGATCACTTATGTGGCCAAGCCGTGCGAACGCGACCGGATAATTCACATCATAGAAGACACTCTTAATCCGCCAAAAGAAGCCGAATGGCTTAAAGTGCAGCGGCCGAAAAAATCCTGAGCCGGCATTTGCGCGGAACCGGCGCTCCTGCCTAAAAAAATTCAGCCCCCCGATAAATAATTATCGGGGGGCTTTGCGCCGTATCGGCAGATTATTAATGCACCCGCAGCAGCGCGCCGTTGAGATACGCGGTTTCCGGCACGCCCACCCGAACAGGATGGTCCTTCGCCTGCATCCCGGTCCACAGCAGCGTGGCGCGCCGCCCGCTGCGCGCGGCGGCGACGTTTATGATATCCATGAACGCTTCGCGGCTGACGTGATGCGAGCAGGTGAACGTAGCCAGCAGTCCGTCCTCCGGCAGGCCGGTAAACGCGGCGGCGTTGAGCATGATGTAATGCTGGCGCGCCTGCGGGAAATTCTTGCGGCCCTTTACGAGATTGGGCGGATCAAGCACCACGAAATCCGGCATTTCGGGAAGCTCGCCTTTTTTAAGAGCGGACAGCGCGCGTTCCGCGTCCTCGCGGTGAAACACCGCCCTGTCGGCCACTCCGTTCCGTTCGGCGTTTTTGGAGGCGAACTCAACCGCCTGCGCCGACGAATCTATCCCGAACACTTTTTCCGCGCCGCATTTTGCCGCCTTGATGCCGAACCCGCCCGCATAAGAATACAGATCAAGCACGACGCGCCCTTCAAAATACGGAGCGAGCGCGTCGCGGTT is from Elusimicrobiaceae bacterium and encodes:
- a CDS encoding response regulator encodes the protein MNKTILIVDDDEIIRTLVSEILKAAGYRTDTAINGRDAVDKTLVSSPDLILLDIVMPEMNGIDACRALKANPATKNIPIIMLSSAGQITEIEEALSAGAITYVAKPCERDRIIHIIEDTLNPPKEAEWLKVQRPKKS